From Vicinamibacterales bacterium, a single genomic window includes:
- a CDS encoding DegT/DnrJ/EryC1/StrS family aminotransferase, whose product MNAWLRKAVLGTARQTLGRLPRSRARLTGPLAVNGGKPVRDQRLRPWPSGHDATLREWVLQVEPAFRRIFLAGVEGLPQTRQRAFAERWAAYCQCRHALLLPHGTDALRIALAAVLDHDGLDYGGEVIVPNLSFIASATAPLDRRFGIVLVDVERGTLNLDPRRVEEAIVPGKTRAILPVHQFGQPADMTALTALARKHQLVVIEDAAQAHGAEWESGPVGSLGEAAAFSFQSAKNLSSGEGGILTTNDTGVFKRAHAIHNAGRAPELGARWEHPSLGWNIRPTEYQAALLMHRFARFPAQQAERAVNFQALRALLAGAKSVRPLDTHPSVRKHGMYMFVMRYQAEACGGLPIDAFVDAVKAEGVPMHRGYAATIAQQPVMQALMQRRPEYVRAMPTPVADQAATEIVYIAGSTFLGTEADMADIAAAIRKVEHHRA is encoded by the coding sequence ATGAACGCCTGGCTTCGCAAAGCGGTACTCGGCACCGCCCGGCAAACGCTTGGCCGGTTGCCGCGATCGCGCGCCCGCCTGACCGGTCCGCTCGCGGTGAACGGTGGCAAGCCGGTTCGTGATCAACGCCTACGGCCGTGGCCGTCGGGTCATGACGCCACACTTCGGGAATGGGTCCTGCAGGTCGAGCCGGCCTTCCGCCGGATCTTCCTGGCCGGCGTCGAAGGCCTTCCGCAGACGCGCCAGCGCGCGTTCGCCGAGCGCTGGGCGGCGTACTGCCAGTGCCGTCATGCCCTGCTGCTGCCGCACGGCACCGACGCGCTGCGCATTGCGTTGGCGGCCGTGCTCGACCACGACGGCCTCGACTACGGCGGCGAGGTGATCGTCCCGAACCTGTCGTTCATCGCCAGCGCCACGGCGCCGCTGGATCGGCGGTTCGGGATTGTGCTCGTGGACGTGGAACGCGGTACCCTCAACCTCGATCCGCGCCGGGTGGAGGAGGCCATCGTCCCGGGCAAGACCAGGGCGATCCTGCCGGTCCACCAGTTCGGACAGCCCGCGGACATGACCGCGCTCACGGCCCTCGCCCGCAAGCATCAACTGGTCGTCATCGAAGACGCCGCGCAGGCGCATGGCGCCGAATGGGAGAGTGGTCCCGTCGGCTCGCTGGGCGAGGCGGCGGCCTTCAGTTTTCAGTCCGCCAAGAACCTCTCCAGCGGCGAGGGCGGCATTCTGACCACCAACGACACAGGCGTCTTCAAGCGCGCCCACGCGATTCACAACGCCGGCCGGGCGCCCGAGCTCGGGGCGCGGTGGGAGCACCCGTCGCTCGGCTGGAACATCCGGCCCACGGAGTACCAGGCGGCCCTCCTGATGCATCGCTTCGCGCGCTTCCCGGCGCAGCAGGCGGAGCGGGCCGTCAACTTCCAGGCCCTGCGGGCGCTGCTCGCTGGCGCCAAGAGCGTGCGCCCCCTGGACACGCATCCCTCGGTGCGCAAGCACGGGATGTACATGTTCGTGATGCGCTACCAGGCGGAGGCTTGCGGCGGACTGCCGATCGACGCGTTCGTGGACGCGGTCAAGGCCGAGGGCGTGCCGATGCACCGCGGCTACGCGGCGACCATCGCCCAGCAACCGGTGATGCAAGCGCTGATGCAGCGTCGGCCCGAGTATGTCCGGGCCATGCCGACGCCGGTCGCCGATCAAGCGGCGACCGAGATCGTCTACATCGCCGGCAGCACGTTCCTTGGCACCGAGGCCGACATGGCCGACATCGCCGCGGCCATCCGCAAGGTGGAGCACCACCGCGCATGA
- a CDS encoding class I SAM-dependent methyltransferase — translation MIAGAATCRVCGRPGALVAGTVDYLTGFACVVYDCPSCGCRFTPHTGDVYDRLHQSGALSYYGYYRRLGEQCRELFARGDLAGLRALLSATPKYRAVLDRLDRLPASARILEVGCSRGYLAAASILAGRDILGVDTSPDAITAATAAFGDHFAVADSPTVAARGPYDVIYHVGLIGCVGDPVGLTRQLLSWLKPGGRLFFNAPNREALYLRGQLWIDSAPPPDLVTLFPRGFWLRQCADAARVTETIDPVSPPTAVAIGLRALVRRKWTPPVPQSLTAGDAFVVQPGFEPSPAWRWLETAVTKAAALTGLSRLAPVRSSEFGLLVEMEAR, via the coding sequence ATGATCGCCGGTGCCGCCACCTGCCGCGTGTGCGGGCGCCCTGGCGCCCTCGTCGCCGGGACGGTGGACTACCTGACCGGCTTTGCCTGCGTGGTCTACGACTGCCCGTCGTGCGGCTGCCGCTTCACGCCGCACACCGGCGACGTCTACGACCGCCTGCACCAGTCTGGTGCGTTGTCGTACTACGGTTACTACCGGCGCCTGGGCGAGCAGTGCCGCGAGCTCTTCGCCCGCGGCGACCTCGCCGGGTTGCGCGCGCTGCTGTCGGCGACGCCGAAATACCGCGCCGTGCTCGACCGGCTGGATCGCCTGCCGGCATCGGCTCGCATCCTCGAGGTTGGCTGCTCGCGGGGCTACCTCGCGGCGGCGTCCATTCTCGCGGGTCGGGACATCCTCGGCGTTGACACCTCGCCGGATGCAATTACGGCCGCCACCGCCGCCTTCGGCGACCACTTCGCGGTGGCGGATTCGCCGACCGTCGCGGCACGCGGCCCGTATGACGTGATCTACCACGTCGGCCTGATCGGCTGCGTCGGCGATCCGGTCGGATTGACGCGTCAGCTCCTGTCGTGGCTCAAGCCCGGCGGCCGGTTGTTCTTCAACGCGCCGAACCGCGAGGCCCTGTACCTGCGGGGGCAACTGTGGATCGACTCGGCGCCACCGCCAGACCTGGTCACGCTGTTCCCGCGCGGCTTCTGGTTGCGGCAGTGCGCGGATGCGGCGCGGGTGACCGAGACCATCGACCCCGTGTCGCCACCGACCGCGGTCGCGATCGGATTGAGGGCGCTCGTCCGCCGCAAGTGGACGCCTCCCGTGCCGCAGTCCCTGACCGCGGGCGATGCCTTCGTCGTGCAGCCCGGGTTCGAGCCATCGCCCGCCTGGCGATGGCTCGAGACGGCGGTGACGAAGGCCGCGGCCCTCACCGGCCTGAGCCGGCTGGCACCGGTTCGGTCATCCGAGTTCGGCTTGCTGGTCGAAATGGAGGCGCGCTAA
- a CDS encoding FkbM family methyltransferase, with protein MRSLMRGALRRTASLPLRLVDPALRAEALDRLAREATVTLALGGGDAITFFAPSPLLRSRAAGVLDKEPDMIQWIDALPADAVLWDIGANVGVFSLYAATRRRCRVLAFEPSAANYFALTRNIQLNALSARIESYCVALSGATELGTLNLDSAEIGTAMSQFSATGEASRYSSGQGNVTHGMIGFTIDDFIGRFAPAFPTHLKIDVDGLEWPILQGASATLRDRRLVSAMVELSVTDRAERDRAMAFLGGAGLEFVSQGASQGANAEAAANHLFTRQAGAR; from the coding sequence GTGAGGTCGCTGATGCGGGGGGCGCTGCGGCGGACCGCCAGCCTGCCGCTGCGGTTGGTCGATCCGGCGCTGCGGGCCGAGGCCCTCGACCGCCTGGCGCGCGAGGCCACGGTCACGCTGGCGCTGGGTGGCGGGGACGCGATCACGTTCTTCGCGCCGTCGCCGCTGCTGCGGTCGCGCGCGGCCGGTGTCCTGGACAAAGAGCCCGACATGATCCAGTGGATCGACGCGCTGCCCGCCGACGCGGTCCTGTGGGACATCGGCGCCAACGTCGGCGTCTTCAGCCTGTACGCCGCCACGCGGCGCCGCTGCCGCGTGCTCGCGTTCGAGCCGTCGGCCGCGAACTACTTCGCGTTGACACGCAACATCCAGTTGAACGCGCTGAGCGCCCGCATCGAGTCGTACTGCGTCGCGCTGTCGGGGGCGACGGAACTGGGCACGCTCAACCTCGACTCCGCCGAGATCGGCACGGCGATGTCGCAGTTCAGCGCCACCGGCGAGGCCTCGCGGTATTCGAGCGGGCAGGGCAACGTCACGCACGGCATGATCGGGTTCACGATCGACGACTTCATCGGCCGGTTCGCCCCGGCCTTTCCCACGCATCTCAAGATCGACGTCGATGGGCTCGAGTGGCCGATCCTGCAGGGCGCGTCGGCGACGCTGCGCGACCGCCGGCTGGTCTCGGCCATGGTGGAACTGAGCGTCACCGACCGCGCTGAGCGCGATCGCGCGATGGCCTTCCTCGGCGGCGCCGGGCTCGAGTTCGTGTCGCAGGGCGCGTCGCAGGGCGCCAACGCCGAAGCCGCGGCTAACCACCTCTTCACCCGCCAGGCCGGCGCGCGATGA
- a CDS encoding FkbM family methyltransferase, with translation MAYRIGSVDRLVLGESFDSDPFLAAMPDYALPADAIVPDVGAHIGTFSQLAAAKAPRGRVYAIEASRETFDLLTADVALSGLANIRADHLALADREGAIELHHDPDGNCGHSITAPLSGSSEWVAGTTLGQYLDTRDVRSVRVAKFSCEGAEFPTLLSSSGVVMARIERMIVLYHCDLVDETPESLVSHLNAHGFATSITNQTKDRGWILATRRPSGEAPP, from the coding sequence ATGGCCTACCGGATCGGCTCGGTGGACAGGCTCGTGCTTGGCGAGAGTTTCGATAGTGATCCCTTCCTCGCCGCGATGCCGGACTACGCGCTTCCGGCCGACGCCATCGTCCCGGACGTCGGCGCGCACATCGGCACCTTCAGCCAGCTAGCCGCCGCGAAGGCGCCGCGCGGACGGGTGTATGCGATCGAAGCCAGCCGGGAGACGTTCGACCTGCTCACCGCAGACGTGGCCTTGAGCGGACTGGCCAATATCAGGGCCGACCATCTCGCGCTCGCGGATCGAGAGGGCGCCATCGAACTGCATCACGATCCGGACGGCAACTGCGGTCATTCGATCACCGCACCGCTGAGCGGCTCGAGCGAGTGGGTGGCGGGCACGACGCTCGGACAATACCTCGACACCCGGGACGTCAGATCGGTCCGGGTCGCAAAGTTCAGCTGCGAAGGCGCCGAGTTCCCGACCCTGCTGTCGAGCTCCGGAGTAGTAATGGCGCGCATCGAACGGATGATCGTGCTCTACCACTGCGATCTGGTGGACGAGACGCCCGAGTCCCTGGTGAGCCATCTCAACGCCCACGGTTTCGCGACCAGCATCACCAATCAGACCAAGGACCGCGGCTGGATCCTCGCCACCAGGCGGCCGTCCGGCGAGGCGCCGCCCTAA
- a CDS encoding ABC transporter ATP-binding protein, which produces MDEPIISVEGLSKRYRIQHQQARQPYLALRDVIAQKVTAPFRRLRSQTSPPVPAAEDFWALTDVSFEVRRGEVLGIIGRNGAGKSTLLKVLSRITEPTGGRVVLRGRAASLLEVGTGFHPELTGRDNIFLNGAILGMSRAEIARKFDAIVDFAGTERFLDTPVKRYSSGMYVRLAFAVAAHLEPEILIIDEVLAVGDAEFQRKCLGTMNAAARGGRTVLFVSHHLATVENLCQTGLLLDGGRVKKMGPVREVIAAYANEPNRGTATAILGRADRQGSGAIRFAEVRWLDAEGAAIPSLVAGSPGVMELRMRNASGAPLRSLHVSIGIDNFAGQRVTTWSTSYAGGDLPATPAGDFTLRVQLPRVALIPGGFTYNLFSTVGGDVADWLRPAGSFEVVAGDYYGSGQLPTSRDGTFLADHSFALVP; this is translated from the coding sequence ATGGACGAACCGATCATCAGCGTCGAGGGCCTGAGCAAGCGCTACCGGATCCAGCATCAGCAGGCCCGCCAGCCCTACCTGGCGCTGCGCGACGTCATTGCTCAGAAGGTGACGGCGCCGTTCCGGCGCCTGCGGTCGCAGACGTCGCCGCCCGTGCCCGCCGCCGAGGATTTCTGGGCGCTGACCGACGTGTCGTTCGAGGTCCGGCGGGGCGAGGTGCTCGGCATCATTGGCCGCAACGGCGCCGGCAAGAGCACGCTGCTCAAGGTGCTCAGCCGCATTACCGAACCCACCGGCGGCCGCGTGGTCCTGCGGGGCCGCGCCGCCAGCCTGCTCGAGGTCGGCACCGGCTTTCATCCCGAACTGACCGGGCGCGACAACATCTTCCTGAACGGCGCGATCCTTGGCATGTCGCGGGCCGAGATCGCCCGCAAGTTCGATGCGATTGTCGATTTTGCCGGCACCGAGCGATTTCTCGATACTCCGGTCAAGCGCTACAGCAGCGGGATGTATGTGCGGCTGGCCTTTGCCGTGGCCGCCCATCTCGAGCCGGAGATCCTGATCATCGACGAGGTCCTGGCGGTGGGTGACGCCGAGTTCCAGCGCAAGTGCCTGGGCACGATGAACGCGGCGGCGCGCGGCGGCCGCACCGTCCTGTTCGTCAGCCACCACCTCGCCACGGTCGAGAACCTGTGCCAGACCGGTCTGCTGCTCGACGGCGGCCGGGTCAAGAAGATGGGTCCCGTGCGTGAGGTCATCGCGGCCTATGCCAACGAGCCTAACAGGGGCACGGCGACGGCCATCCTTGGTCGTGCCGATCGGCAGGGCAGTGGCGCCATCCGCTTCGCCGAAGTGCGGTGGCTCGACGCCGAGGGCGCCGCCATTCCGTCGCTGGTGGCCGGCAGCCCCGGCGTCATGGAGCTCCGCATGCGCAACGCCTCCGGGGCGCCGCTGCGGTCGCTCCACGTCTCGATCGGCATCGACAATTTCGCCGGCCAGCGCGTGACGACGTGGTCCACGAGCTATGCCGGAGGCGACCTCCCGGCCACCCCGGCCGGCGACTTCACCCTGCGCGTGCAGCTGCCACGCGTGGCCCTGATTCCCGGCGGCTTCACCTACAACCTCTTTTCCACGGTTGGCGGCGACGTCGCCGACTGGCTGAGGCCGGCCGGTTCGTTTGAAGTCGTCGCCGGCGACTATTACGGCAGCGGCCAGTTACCGACCAGCCGTGACGGCACGTTTCTGGCCGATCACTCCTTCGCCCTGGTTCCCTAG
- a CDS encoding ABC transporter permease gives MRLVIEPGLASANYWRDLWRYRELMFFLAWRDLAVRYKQTAIGVAWAIIRPAITMLVFVLFRRLVGIERGAVPDALLVLAAVLPWQFFAGAVSESSSSLIANTNLISKVYFPRLIVPLAAVATALVDFLVTLALLAVVMAWQGFAPGWTILALPVFMLLAVALASGIGLFLAALNVEYRDFRYVVPLLIQIGLFVSPIAFASSNMPLRWRPLYALNPLVGIIDGCRWSILNGRTPIDPYSLLISVAVSATALTLGVWYFRRMERSFADVI, from the coding sequence ATGCGTTTGGTCATCGAGCCGGGGCTTGCCTCGGCCAACTATTGGCGCGATCTGTGGCGCTATCGCGAGTTGATGTTCTTTCTCGCGTGGCGCGACCTGGCGGTCCGCTACAAGCAGACGGCGATCGGCGTGGCCTGGGCGATCATCCGCCCGGCCATCACGATGCTGGTGTTCGTGCTGTTCCGCCGCCTGGTCGGCATCGAGCGCGGCGCCGTACCCGATGCCCTCCTGGTCCTCGCGGCGGTGCTGCCGTGGCAGTTCTTCGCCGGCGCGGTCAGTGAGTCTTCCTCCAGCCTGATCGCGAACACCAACCTGATCTCGAAGGTCTACTTTCCGCGGCTGATCGTGCCGCTGGCCGCGGTGGCGACAGCGTTGGTGGACTTCCTGGTGACGCTCGCGCTGCTGGCGGTGGTGATGGCGTGGCAGGGGTTTGCGCCGGGCTGGACCATCCTGGCGCTGCCGGTCTTCATGCTGCTGGCGGTCGCCCTGGCGTCAGGCATCGGCCTGTTCCTGGCGGCGCTCAACGTCGAGTACCGCGATTTCCGCTACGTGGTGCCGCTGCTCATCCAGATCGGGCTGTTCGTGTCGCCGATCGCCTTTGCCTCCAGCAACATGCCCCTCCGCTGGCGTCCGCTCTATGCGCTCAATCCGCTCGTCGGCATCATCGACGGCTGCCGCTGGTCGATCCTGAACGGCCGCACGCCGATCGATCCGTACTCACTGCTGATCTCGGTGGCGGTGTCCGCCACCGCCTTGACCCTTGGCGTCTGGTATTTCCGGCGGATGGAACGCAGCTTCGCCGACGTGATCTGA
- a CDS encoding polysaccharide biosynthesis/export family protein, which yields MVKQLTSLLFLVAAMTTGLWAAQGVPAPIAVSPTYLIGPSDVLAIKVFDEPALSGTFSVDSDGTITFPYLQRIAVRGKTLSEVETMIATGLRDGYVLRAQVSVEISQYRSRSIYVMGEVKAPGKYTIEGQVTLLEVIAKAGSFTPSAGTTIIVQRYKDGMAAAVAAAPASPDSTETAELLRVSIEDLKAGRFTANVLLQDSDTIIVQAAERYYVTGFVRTPGAFVLRPGMTVQQAIAEAGGLTERGSSRGIKITRKVNGKDIEVDAEMSDLVRPNDTIKVRQRLI from the coding sequence ATGGTGAAACAACTGACCTCGCTCCTGTTCCTCGTGGCGGCCATGACGACGGGCCTGTGGGCCGCGCAAGGCGTCCCCGCGCCGATCGCCGTCAGCCCGACCTACCTGATTGGTCCCTCGGACGTCCTGGCCATCAAGGTGTTCGACGAGCCGGCCTTGAGTGGGACCTTCAGCGTGGACTCCGACGGCACCATCACGTTTCCGTACCTCCAGCGCATCGCGGTCAGGGGCAAGACGCTCAGCGAAGTCGAGACCATGATCGCCACCGGCTTGCGGGACGGCTACGTGCTGCGTGCGCAGGTCTCGGTCGAGATCTCGCAGTACCGGAGCCGCTCGATCTACGTGATGGGCGAGGTCAAGGCGCCGGGCAAGTACACCATCGAAGGCCAGGTCACGCTGCTCGAGGTGATTGCCAAGGCGGGCTCGTTCACGCCCTCCGCCGGCACGACGATCATCGTGCAGCGCTATAAGGACGGCATGGCGGCGGCGGTGGCCGCGGCGCCGGCCTCGCCGGACAGCACCGAAACGGCTGAACTGTTGCGCGTCAGCATCGAGGACCTGAAGGCCGGGCGCTTCACCGCCAATGTGCTGCTCCAGGACAGCGACACCATCATCGTCCAGGCGGCCGAACGCTACTACGTCACGGGATTCGTCAGGACCCCGGGGGCGTTCGTGCTGCGTCCCGGCATGACCGTGCAGCAGGCGATTGCCGAAGCCGGCGGCCTGACCGAGCGCGGTTCGTCGCGGGGTATCAAGATCACCCGCAAGGTCAACGGCAAGGACATCGAGGTCGATGCCGAGATGTCCGACCTGGTCCGGCCGAACGACACCATCAAGGTCCGGCAGCGCCTCATCTAG
- a CDS encoding outer membrane beta-barrel protein: MSLCIAGPRLAAAQNVGAGPLTETLAATEPTSGVFNWGPVKLAPGLVVEELGWDSNVFDEHDNPKEDYVFRGTPDVSVFSVVRFAKLSLYAGSELAYYRTYTNERSVGHEYRGRVDFLISRMHPFFGGGETRSRTRPNGEIDTRADRNQQELSGGFAFDLGPNQLVYAAASRYRSKFFNAVEEGVELSTALNHDSNTYSLGVKTDLTPLTSLTVYAAYQEDRFEALALRNSDNRALTAELRIGAEALVSGNIAVTYRDFKPVDPLVERYRGMAVQAGVTYPFLEVGRLSLSVNRDLQYSFDATEAYYVETSGNLAYTHRLFGEVDVQVRGSKSIFDYGYREGIPARRDSLDAAGASVGYNLRNRTRVAVNYEVSRRRSPVFVERNYDRTRIFLSWAYAF; the protein is encoded by the coding sequence ATGAGCCTGTGCATCGCCGGGCCGCGGCTGGCCGCGGCGCAGAACGTCGGTGCCGGGCCGTTGACTGAAACCCTCGCCGCCACGGAGCCGACCAGCGGCGTGTTCAACTGGGGGCCGGTGAAGCTGGCGCCCGGGCTGGTCGTCGAGGAGCTGGGCTGGGACTCCAACGTGTTCGACGAACACGACAACCCCAAGGAAGACTATGTGTTCCGCGGCACGCCTGACGTGTCGGTGTTCTCCGTCGTCAGGTTCGCGAAGCTGTCGCTTTACGCCGGTTCCGAGTTGGCCTACTACCGGACCTACACGAACGAACGCTCGGTCGGACACGAATACCGGGGCCGCGTGGACTTTCTGATCAGCCGCATGCATCCGTTCTTCGGCGGCGGCGAGACGCGCAGCCGCACCCGTCCGAATGGCGAGATCGATACCCGCGCCGACCGCAACCAACAGGAACTGTCGGGCGGCTTCGCCTTCGACCTGGGTCCGAACCAGCTCGTCTATGCGGCGGCATCGCGCTACCGCAGCAAGTTCTTCAACGCCGTGGAAGAAGGCGTGGAGCTGTCCACCGCGCTCAACCACGACAGTAACACCTACTCATTGGGCGTGAAGACCGACCTGACGCCGCTGACCTCGCTGACCGTCTACGCGGCCTATCAGGAGGACCGGTTCGAAGCCCTTGCCCTTCGCAACAGCGACAACCGCGCGCTGACTGCCGAGCTTCGCATTGGCGCGGAGGCGCTCGTGTCGGGCAACATCGCCGTCACCTACCGGGATTTCAAGCCGGTCGATCCGCTTGTTGAGCGGTACCGGGGCATGGCCGTCCAGGCGGGTGTGACGTATCCCTTCCTCGAGGTTGGACGGCTGAGCCTGAGCGTGAACCGGGATCTCCAGTATTCCTTCGACGCGACCGAGGCCTACTACGTGGAGACCTCGGGCAATCTCGCCTATACCCACCGGCTCTTCGGTGAGGTGGACGTCCAGGTCCGGGGGTCGAAGTCGATCTTCGATTACGGCTACCGCGAGGGCATTCCGGCCCGGCGCGACTCCCTGGATGCCGCCGGCGCCAGCGTTGGCTATAATTTGCGCAACCGCACGCGCGTGGCGGTGAACTACGAGGTGTCACGGCGGCGGTCGCCCGTGTTCGTCGAACGGAACTACGACCGGACGCGCATCTTCCTATCGTGGGCCTACGCGTTTTGA